One Nothobranchius furzeri strain GRZ-AD chromosome 7, NfurGRZ-RIMD1, whole genome shotgun sequence genomic window, ACCAAAAATTGAACTTTGAGGGAGATCTCCAGCTGTCATCAGGTGAGGGGTGGAGACATGGACAGGGCCCTTGGGACACTCAGAGACAAACTCACTCACTGAGACCATTAGAATCACTAATTAACCTGACATGCATGATTTGGGTCAGTAGGAGAAAACCCACAGGAGTAGATTAATCAGCAAACTGTTTCCAACCATCTTCCTCAGATAGTCACTGGTGCTGCATCCATCAGGAGAGAACCAGGCCTGGACTGGACCCAGTAAAGGTCAGATTCAAAACGTTCTAAGCTGGtttagctccatgaagccagctggctcttcggtggGCTGCCTCGCGGCTAAATTGGTGCGTGGCTCGGTGTCTGCACTGAGCCCAgcactcatgaacatttttaacattagcctcagtactggagtgttccctaaggtttttaaagatgcagttgttcagccgatattgaagAAACCTGGTCTGGATCACTCTACTTATGAGAACTTCCGCCCTatatcgaaagtcccgtttctctcgaaggtccttgagaaaattgttcATGGACAGATTTCTGCTCATATGGACAGAAACACATTGTTGGATGTGTTTCAGTCCACCTTCACACCACACCATAGCACTGggtctgctttgattagggtgctaaatgacattctggtggcatccgGCTCTGGGTCTAGGGGAATGCTGCTCCAGCTGGGCCTTTCAGCGGCTTTATATACCGTcgatcaccatattttactggaccggcttgggtcttgggttggggtgacagGGGTGGCACATAAATGGTTTCGCTCCTACCTATTCAACCGATCCATCTCTGTCCAGATTGGTGACTGagcatcctccagtcttccactgccttggggggtgccacaaggttccgttctcaggccattgctgttttctatctaccttctgcctttgggcaaaatcctgaatcagcatggcctgagctatcacatttatgctgatgactgtcaattATATGTAGCAATGGATGAGAAGAATGCGGGCTCGCTATTGGCTGCATGTttagatgacgtgaagggctgacTGGCATCCACCTTCTTAAAGTTCAATGAAAGGAAGACTGAgtctattgtttttgaccccgcaaccaccatggctctcaccctgtttgtgatcttttaaccctcaaccccaaacagtgtgtgacaagtctcggggtacagctggatgctgaactcacaatggccccacagattaaCTCCGttgtgaggtcttgcttttatcagcttcgccgccttactcacctcagacaaatcttgaaacggaggcatttggagtcagtcatccatgccttcattacctctcacctggactatgcaaacatcctcctagttggtgctccggtctctgccctgaatcgggtgcagatcgtccagaacgctgctgccaggttcttgacaaatacgcaccgatgtagccatattacccctatcctggaacatcttcactggctccctgtcattttcagagtacaatttaagttattgacttttgtatttaaagcactcaatggcctggcacctccctatctctctgacctgctcactccatatgtgcccacgcgcacgttgaggtcggctgacctcctgctgctgtgcacgccccggatgcgatacaaatcgctgggggatcgagcatttgtgcatgctgccccaaagctgtggaacttgttgcccattggagttcggcaggctccatcactggcggtttttaaatctcgtttaaagacccacttttacgcttcggcttttagacagtgactcgatttagagttttattgtgttattgttttaatgtgttcatagtattcatcatgttttatctgcttttgatcggtatttttatcttctgttttagttccttagattggtcatgtttttttttttttttttgcctgtgcagcactttgggcagctcccatgctgcattttaaacgtgctatataaataaactatggtgtggtatggtatggttttacCTGATTTACAGGCTGTATACTGACTGTTTAACCCCTACAGAGTCCTGTTGCTACAGCAGCTGACCTTTATTACAGTTTTAGACAGCATGGGCTTTTAGATGTTTaaacaacttgtgtgtgtgtgtgtgtgtgtgtgtgtgtgtgtgtgtgtgtgtgtgtgtgtgtgtgtgtgtgtgtgtgtgtgtgtgtgtgtgtgtgtgtgtgtgtgtgtgtgtgtgtgtgtgtcataaacTCAGGTGAACGACTTAAGTTAGGGTTTGGCTCTGAGTTCTGGAACTGGGTCCACATCAGGACCGACTCAAGTCCAAACCGATtcatatgttgttgttgttgttttttttttttgtgtttgttttgtttaaacGAGGAGGAACCAAAACCGGATGTTGTTCAGAATGTGGAATAAATTCTGGACGGACCAGATCCAGATCCAGATCTGAGACCTACCTGGTTGTTCTTGCACAGGTCGGCCCACATGCTGGTCCCGTCCCCTCCGCGCATCAGGACGTGATAGGTGAAGAAGTAGATCCCGGGGATTGAGCAGGTGAACTTCCCGGTGGTCGGGTCGTAGTGGTTCCCCAGGTTGGTCACCACATCATCGAACTTCAGAACCTCGTAGCCCTCGTGCTGCTTCTTGAGTCCCGCGTAAAAGGCGATCTTTGGGACCGTGCTGTAGGTCGCTGCGCTGATCGGACCGGCAGCAGCGCTCGGTCCCGGAGGTCCGGGTAAACCGTGTCTGCCCGGTTCCCCTCTCTCGCCAGGTGGTCCAGCTGGACCGGGTGGCCCCGGGTGACCTGGAGCTCCTCTTGGACCCACCTTTCCAGTTCGACCAGGTTCTCCTCTCGGACCTTGAATAAAAGTGGGTAATGACTGCACGAGGCTGCTGTCCGGGTCTGGGTCCGGAGTGACGGTGCTGCCCGGGGATCTTGTGCCATATGGGTCGCACACCATCCTACAAGATCCGAGCATCTCATAGTGCGCTGCTGTGCCCCCTGAGCTGACCAAAACCGGGATGAGgacgaccagaaccagaaccataacGACCCCCAGGACCCCCGCTGCCACCAGCCGCTTCCTGCTGACCAGCCGCGCGAGCGCCGGGCGGTCCTGCTGCCGGAGTTTGGGTGAAATGATGAAGGTTGACGGAACAGAACTGAAGCCACGGAGTCTGTAAAAAGTTCAGCCCTGAAGCTGTTGCTGGGTCACTCTCCACACAGAGACCCGCTCACTGAGGTTCGGTTCAGCAGCTGGTCCCATGAAGTGGATCACAGCCAAGAGGTCCTGGTCCGGAGCGCACAGACGCACCGGGAGAGGAAAGGAGATgggcggggtgtgtgtgtgtgtagatggatAAATGAGACACAACACCACTGAGCTCAGGATCCAGACCCACAGCAGACTCTCCACCCAGCTCGGGTCAGCATCCTCTCAGTCCTAACGACCACGCAGAACCCCCACGGTCCGGATCAGCTCCTCCTCTGAATCAGGGCCAGGATAAACATGAATTTTGAAATGATAGTTTATCTTTATtgtctttttaacttaaaagctcATAAGCTGTTATAAGCAGTTTTCCAGAAAAACAAGGATTTTAATCCTGGTTGGTTCTGCTGAGCAGAATCCAGCAGCATCCACTTCAGCTGGAAAAGACCCAAATATCAGAACCCAtgtccagtggcggttctacatcgaattactccccgggcgaggccccctttgagcgccccccccccccaaccgcccccccccccaccaccaccaccaccaccacaccaccccacctgcatgaacacacgcatgttttctacaaacaggcatgttttattagaacgactattgaacattcatttttctaagttgcacatatttacattaattactatgaagttgtcaaaatgtaaagcaatatacattatttacagtatcaaaatatatagaatcaaatatacaaaaacaaacaataactaaatattaagaatatatgaacataatagataataaatattgtaaatagcaaaaatatttcacacataacaaactaaagataatcactacagcattgcacttagaaaacacaaactaaaattaaaacctaaccttgatgcaacgtcatcaataatgtcatcacatgaaatctgctcccctactgagtgattgatactaatcagagccaggttagtgagccgcccctgaaacataggtgacctcaggtatgacttgatcaacttttgaaaagctcctctcagcttgagccacagtgactggcagagcagtccaaaagttggggtagatctccaatagatctttatcatgatccataatattttagaattgcctctgaaattgtaatttaaactgacataaaaaattgtagactaccaaaaatgccaaacttttacagaacaaatcatgtaaaaataatcagtgcagccatctgcaataaataaacagttaGTGGTGACTAGGGAGTttccttctgcttgtagagttgttttatttattattatgtgaacatgatcaacatgtgtttgttgttgttcaggcaggccacaggctgcagtgagcatttaacaaatcctagtttgaatcagtaaaaaacgattcaaggacttttttcgaaccatttgaatattcgtttcaatatttcagccctattagctctgttagcaattagttgaccgcatttaaccgttaaaatcccagttaactggttcaaaaaattgaaaacatgcatcatgagagctacatacctttatcttttttttccccctgaatcgaacacctggtggttttagcctttttatgttcatctcttctgtttggctcttaactcagtaagtttcctttagtcaggactaaacaatttgaccttgatgggggggtgaccacaaaatcgttttgtttttcctttttttattcgaccatttcacacaattcagagaaacctgaaagaatgataggcctgtgtttatgatattatgaatgaaatatggaagaaagttaagatgtgattgactttagccatgttaatacagttgattcagcccctgcacgctcatttcatttgggaaagacgcagaggtgaattcccccgccgcacccctccccttcctgttcttcatagacacacggtgcacgtgaacgttctcagtcagcatgagcgcctgcagctgcagggggcgccaacttgctgtttccaatccagacactgtcatatgacagataatagaaaacctcggtgcggcgcagatttcctttttttttttttttttactcagcgcttgtgcgccccttttgtgtcatgaaaaaatgccgccccgggcaactgccctgtctgcccgtgcctaaaaccgctactgcccatgtcaacaaataaaacaataaatgtcTTTTACTGGCTGAAGGAACAGTTCAGTTGTGAGACAAGAgagataaagtgtgtgtgtgtgtgtgtgtgtgtgtgtgtgtgtgtgtgtgtgtgtgtgtgtgtgtgtgtgtgtgtgtgtgtgtgtgtgtgtgtgtgtgtgtgtgtgtgtgtgtgtgagtgagaaggcgagtgtgtatgtgtttgtgagaGAGGGAgtgtgggtttgtgtgtgtgaaagaaagagcgagagtgtgtgtgtgagaaggtgagtctgtgtgtgaaagagagcaagagagatagtgtgtgtgtgagagaaggaatgagtgtgtatgcgtgtgagagagagtgtgtatgtatgtgtgtaatagagagcgagtgtgtgtgtgtgttcatgagagactgtgtgtgtgagcgagtgtgtgtgtgtacatgtttgtgagagagagtgtgtgtgagcgagAGAGTGTATGAAggagtgagagagtgtgtgtgtgagcgaatGGGAGTGTGTGAGCAAGAGAGTGTATGAAggagtgagagagtgtgtgtgtgagcgaatGGGAGTGTGTGAGcgagtgagagagtgtgtgtgagcgagAGAGTGTATGAaggagtgagagtgtgtgtgtgtgtgtgtgagcgaatGGGAGTGTGTGagcaagtgagtgtgtgtgtgagcaagtgagagagagagtgtgcaggggtggactgggactaaAAATCGGTCCTGGCATTTATGTTGGCCCTCAATGGTGGGGGACATCAAGAAATGTGAGAATGGGGGGGTTGTTGCAGGTCGCAGTCTCGTCTGTTTCACTGAATGTGAGACCGTAGGGGGCTTTGCCGGACTAGTCTATGCCGCCgaatgcagggggggggggggtgcacactGGGGGtctgtgtcggcccaagctgggcaggaggcccacttggctaagcggcccaccgggacagtaccAGAATGCCAGATACGCCAGTCCacccttgagtgtgtgtgtgtgtgtgtgtgtgtgtgtgtgtgtgtgtgtgtgtgtgtgtgtgtgtgtgtgtgtgtgtaagagaatgCGAGTGTGTGTACATGTTTGTGAAAgaatgtgagtgagtgtgtgcagaggcggttttaccattaggcataggtaggtggccgcctggggcccccttgtgttggggggccccctagccttgACCGCtggtcaaggccggattaaccatatgggcaactgggcaattgcccagggcccacgaactctacgagcaaaatactgtacgtctatctgtaatctcccgctttaaatTAAACTAGGGTGATCGTACGTCCGGATtttcccggacatgtccacttttcactctctgtccgggcgtccggactgggggtttcttgatgaaaatgtccggcttttcatccaggagcagggatcgaaatatgggggagctgtatatcctacatatccaggggagctggaaaaaagttttctacctatattacatcatttatggactattTCGAGCAGAGagtacagagagcggcacagcgctgcgttgttgcgcagcgctccaggctgctgcgtccagcgcagggtccattctcaaagtggcgcaaccaaaaaaactataattagcacacgatcgttcatgtccgcacaagttctctactttctgtcttatttgcgcctgaagcgctctACTGCGGAGCCCTGTgcagcggtgatttcacctcactgacgcatcgaaaagcgctctccgctttgcggtcaggagatccctttgatctgctcaaaagtaactgatgaggtgaaaaagtaagaatccaggcagtgtcacgaactcctccagctgactgcattccattcattcctgccaccaacgtggcgactgacgtcatcacgccgacactacttaaggaagtgccggcgtttcattcattgctcagtcatcgttctcaccagactttgtatcgagtctccaggcttaccagccctcaaaaccttccaaactacaccttcaggagataaccacgccggttatctccgtctctccacgTCTGGGCAactgaactctcagtcacgcttctgatctgccaacgaacctgacaggatgactgagccccgaattgacccagcggagttcgcgcgtctgcgtgccgaagtggctcaacagcgcgcaaccttggatcagcatacggcagaaatgaaccagctccgtgccatagctgatcgccaagccaccaagatAGAGTCACTCACCGATCTAGTACTccagctctgcaacgtcagaccgcagctgttcctgacagaatggaaccacgcctcagccttccagataagtgggacggaaccagggggtccccggagggcatgttggcgaccctggccaagactttcgagtgccaactggcacgttaccccacatcctgctctcgcgtcgccctgctgacctcactgctgacaggtcgagccggtgaatgggcggcggctctttacaatcagaaatctcctgcctgcaatgactatgagacttttgtaaaggagatgaaaaagacttttgtgcaccccagcagcgaggtctcggacgagactcggctgcttcagctccgccagggctcccagacggcggctcagtacacctctcgcttccggacgacagcagctcggttgaggtgggatgacgccgccctaaaggccgtttacctggagggactgtcaccgagaatccgggagggcatgatcgggcacgaggtcccaacctccctggacctggcagtggatctggctctccaactggaccgctgcatcctgaaccggccgagcaccatgtcagcccccgtacacaccaggacgtcaccccgccggccggctcaccaaccaacggaggagccgatgcagctgggacatcttccccctgaggaacgggcacggcgctaccaggagggaagatgcgcttactgtggggatttgggtcaccaccgtggcacgtgcccaaaacgaccgggaaaaggtccctccgggtcggagtaggagctgtcccgcccggagtctccacttttccggctccacaccgaaccactctcccggtctccctccacctggaccaaggcccgaccagactggaggcacttttagacactggggctgcagagtgttttatcgatcacggactggttactcggctcaagatacccctcaccgccctcgaccgacccattcccgtgacctctgtggacggccggcccatcatgccgtaccctctcacccaccgaactcagggtctccacatgactattgaccaacaccgggagaccctccacttcctggtcatccaggctccggctacgcctctcatcctgggtcattcctggttctgccgccatgagcctcacatctcctggtccaccagtaaagtcctggcctggggcacgggttgccataaccaccgggactcccctgcacctcggactggagcagcccctcccacagacgtagacctgacgctcatccctcctcactaccacgacctcgctcaggtcttcgctaaagaacccactaccaggttacctcctcaccgaccctacgacctggagatcaggctccagcccggcaccaccccccctcggggtcgcctgttctccctctctccggtggaaacccgggctatggacaattatataactgatgccctgcagaagggattcatccgtccctcaacatcccccggggccgcggggtttttctttgttaagaagaaggagggggatctccggccctgcatagactatcgagggttaaataaaataacgatccgggaccgtcaccctctccctttcatgggcaccgctctggacgccatcacacaagccgctgtgtttactaaactggatctgcgcagctcctataacctcatccgtattaaggaaggtgaggagtggaagaccccttttatcacgcccactggccactatgaatatctggtgatgccttttggactctgcaacagccccgccgtcttccagcggttcattacagatgtgctgagagacatgttgggtcgctgggtctttgtgtatctagatgacatcctcatctactctcgCACTGCTGAAGAGCACATCaggcatgttcgagctgttctgtcccgcctcctggaccatgaactttactgcaaactggagaagtgtgcgtttcaccaggagtccacctccttcctgggttttaccatctcctcccagggcctgaagatggacccccagaaggttcaggccgtagctcagtggcctctacccacgaccctgaagcagctgcaaagcttcttgggtttctcgaacttttaccggaggtttatacgcaacttcagttccctcgcagcgcctctgacctcactcaccaaaaccaccaatcagcctcgcccttttcgccttactccagaggctgtccgtgctttccatgagctggt contains:
- the c1ql3a gene encoding complement C1q-like protein 3, producing MVLVLVVLIPVLVSSGGTAAHYEMLGSCRMVCDPYGTRSPGSTVTPDPDPDSSLVQSLPTFIQGPRGEPGRTGKVGPRGAPGHPGPPGPAGPPGERGEPGRHGLPGPPGPSAAAGPISAATYSTVPKIAFYAGLKKQHEGYEVLKFDDVVTNLGNHYDPTTGKFTCSIPGIYFFTYHVLMRGGDGTSMWADLCKNNQVRASAIAQDADQNYDYASNSAVLHLEPGDEVYIKLDGGKAHGGNNNKYSTFSGFVVYAD